Proteins from a single region of Mucilaginibacter daejeonensis:
- a CDS encoding isopenicillin N synthase family dioxygenase translates to MSTVNIPRLDLDTYKNGDAESRKKFSDAIGAAFNDTGFVTITNHGLSKQLIDDLYAQVKALFALPEEIKLKYEKPELAGQRGYTSKGKETAKGFKVPDLKEFWQIGQTVTDGDPIKEQYPDNVEVEELPEFNRVTREIYQKLEEAGMMLLEVIAVYLELPKDYFRDKVHNGNSILRTLHYFPIEDPDALAPDAVRAGAHEDINLITLLIGASADGLEVLTRDNEWFPIKAHGEDVVVNVGDMLQRLTNNKLRSTTHRVVNPPREQMKFSRFSVPFFLHPKSDMDLTSLPGTIDEQHPKVYSDMTAGEYLDERLREIGLKK, encoded by the coding sequence ATGAGCACTGTAAATATCCCGAGGTTAGACCTCGATACCTATAAGAACGGCGATGCCGAAAGCCGTAAAAAATTCTCTGACGCTATTGGCGCGGCCTTTAACGATACCGGTTTCGTGACCATCACCAACCACGGATTAAGCAAGCAACTGATCGATGACCTGTACGCTCAGGTGAAAGCCCTGTTCGCCCTGCCCGAAGAGATCAAGCTGAAGTATGAAAAACCTGAACTGGCCGGCCAGCGCGGTTACACCAGCAAGGGCAAAGAGACCGCTAAAGGTTTCAAGGTGCCCGATCTTAAAGAGTTTTGGCAGATCGGCCAGACCGTTACCGACGGCGACCCGATCAAAGAACAATATCCTGACAACGTAGAGGTAGAGGAGCTTCCTGAATTTAACCGCGTGACCCGCGAAATATATCAAAAGCTGGAAGAGGCCGGTATGATGCTACTTGAAGTCATTGCCGTTTACCTGGAGCTGCCGAAAGACTACTTTAGAGACAAGGTGCACAACGGTAACTCGATCTTGCGTACCCTGCACTACTTCCCGATCGAGGATCCTGATGCTTTGGCGCCTGATGCCGTACGTGCCGGTGCCCATGAGGACATCAACCTGATCACCCTGCTGATCGGTGCCAGTGCCGATGGTTTGGAAGTGCTGACCCGCGATAACGAGTGGTTCCCGATCAAAGCCCATGGTGAGGACGTAGTGGTTAACGTAGGCGATATGTTGCAACGTTTGACCAATAACAAGTTGCGCTCGACCACTCACCGTGTGGTGAACCCGCCACGCGAGCAAATGAAATTTTCACGTTTCTCGGTGCCATTCTTCCTGCACCCGAAATCCGACATGGATCTGACCAGCCTGCCGGGCACCATCGATGAGCAGCACCCTAAGGTATACAGCGATATGACCGCCGGCGAATACCTTGACGAGCGCCTGAGAGAGATAGGCCTGAAAAAATAA
- the tilS gene encoding tRNA lysidine(34) synthetase TilS — MVPVDRFTAYVQQNGLFTAETPVIAAVSGGMDSVLLAHLLKAAGHTFGIAHCNFRLRGAEADTEQQFCHLLARQLEVPFYTTNFDTAAYAAEHRMSIQMAARELRYQWFEEVRIGHGYEAVALAHHQNDAIETILLNLTRGTGIAGLHGILPRNGHLVRPLLFMNREEIAATIAQEQLAYMEDSSNASTKYARNKLRHEVIPKLKELNPNLESTFERNLTHFRELERLLAQQVALAKQRIWHQQGNAVRLLISDIKTLEPQRLLMCELLKDHGFNDTTVDDLLASLDKHSGRSFASSTHRMVLDRDQVIITPLEKDEPHTVLINEGDTLLNWSDHQLSIEQVEANTPIIPDRDLAYVDADLLVYPLTIRSWQQGDTIVPLGMTGTKKLSNLFIDLKIPLHQKTRIPILVNGNQEVIWVAGHRMSDRYKLTGRTKKVVIFGINIKP; from the coding sequence ATGGTGCCGGTAGATCGCTTTACTGCATACGTGCAACAGAACGGCCTTTTTACGGCCGAAACACCAGTTATAGCCGCAGTGAGTGGTGGCATGGATTCGGTGTTGCTGGCTCATTTATTAAAGGCTGCCGGCCATACGTTTGGCATAGCTCATTGTAATTTCAGGTTGCGTGGTGCCGAGGCCGATACTGAGCAGCAGTTCTGTCACCTGCTGGCCCGGCAACTGGAAGTTCCTTTTTACACCACCAACTTTGATACCGCGGCCTACGCTGCTGAGCACAGGATGTCGATACAAATGGCGGCCCGTGAGCTGCGTTATCAATGGTTCGAAGAGGTCAGGATAGGGCATGGTTATGAGGCCGTTGCGCTGGCACATCACCAAAACGACGCGATCGAGACAATATTGTTGAACCTTACCCGGGGCACCGGTATTGCCGGGTTACATGGCATTTTACCCCGCAATGGCCACCTGGTACGCCCACTCCTGTTCATGAACCGCGAGGAGATAGCCGCCACCATAGCGCAGGAGCAACTGGCTTACATGGAAGACAGCTCTAACGCCTCTACCAAATATGCCCGCAACAAACTGCGCCACGAGGTGATCCCTAAACTGAAGGAGCTGAACCCTAACCTCGAAAGCACCTTTGAACGTAACCTGACGCATTTCAGGGAACTGGAGCGATTACTCGCTCAACAGGTAGCTTTAGCAAAACAACGTATTTGGCATCAGCAAGGTAACGCGGTGCGCCTCCTGATCAGCGATATCAAGACCCTTGAACCGCAGCGCCTGCTGATGTGTGAGTTATTGAAAGATCATGGCTTTAATGATACCACGGTAGATGACTTGCTGGCCTCCTTAGATAAGCACAGCGGCCGCAGCTTCGCATCCAGTACACACCGAATGGTACTGGATCGTGATCAAGTGATCATTACGCCGCTGGAAAAAGATGAGCCCCACACCGTGCTGATCAATGAGGGTGATACGCTTTTGAACTGGAGTGATCATCAACTCAGCATAGAGCAGGTGGAGGCCAATACACCGATCATTCCCGACCGAGACCTGGCCTACGTAGATGCCGACCTGCTGGTATATCCGCTCACTATACGCAGCTGGCAACAGGGCGACACCATAGTGCCGCTGGGCATGACGGGTACCAAAAAATTAAGCAATCTTTTTATTGATCTGAAGATACCTTTACATCAAAAAACACGTATACCTATACTCGTCAACGGTAACCAGGAAGTGATCTGGGTGGCTGGCCACCGCATGAGCGACCGTTACAAATTAACAGGCCGAACCAAAAAAGTTGTTATCTTCGGCATCAATATCAAGCCATGA
- a CDS encoding OstA-like protein — protein MRKYLFLYLLISFACSAVAQRKPKPTIVDLIRSDRAEGVRIKGEDVIKVYQGMFKQEGTTLTSDSAYYYQARNSFDAFGNVHINQGDTLNVYGDKLYYNGNTHVALVTDNVRMVDRDATLTTNYLTYNTATRIGTYTGGGKLVNKDNTLVSKNGYYFANSRDAYFRYDVVLTTVDAIIKTDTLRYNSGSRISYFYGPTKILGKDKDTLYTERGNYNTITEQAFFSKNNLYSSGSKSLKGDSLFYDRLKGYGRAVKRVTFNDNEQKVTIKGDLGTFYKAEEKCVVTENPYAIIITEQRDSTKSDSATVQPADIKAKKDNTKVVSKVPPVKAKLKPVTTNSTAKATDAAAKTDTAAVPPPPKVKRDTIYWGADTLETRIMTYKSLRELQEKMRQAGIRDTSLKDTGKVVVKRKPIPLSTAKNLIQPPPADFKMDMSFLRPNYFGKPKPVDTLQKKKQAMARAAADSAKKKAAPAKPKIIKTDSVYLANKLNLSDTARIRVMSAHHNAKIFKSDLQAKSDSMFYSYADSTMRCFVNPMFWTQGSQISGDTIYLQLKNKKLDNMNVFPNAFTVNIEGTDSTNFNQVAGKRMRGFFVENKFQRLFVDGNAETIYYNRDSLKNVTELLRTISSRIRVNFKDNSATDVTWYTKVDERGIPIKKAKEDEKILKGFIWKPKDRPASKEVITSPAVRKKAAQARKVASKPAKPTGKPGAKPGQKPSASKPAATTVPAAGDSTKMSPQAGGIAPALKDSSKVKPVADTLKKAAPVDTTKKKP, from the coding sequence GTGAGAAAATATCTCTTTTTATACCTACTGATCAGCTTTGCCTGTAGCGCCGTGGCGCAGCGTAAACCCAAACCTACCATCGTTGACCTCATACGGTCTGACCGGGCAGAGGGCGTGCGGATAAAAGGTGAAGACGTGATCAAGGTATATCAGGGCATGTTCAAGCAAGAGGGAACTACCCTCACCTCCGATAGCGCTTACTACTACCAGGCACGGAACTCCTTCGATGCCTTTGGTAATGTCCACATTAACCAGGGCGATACCCTGAACGTGTATGGCGACAAGCTCTACTATAATGGTAATACCCACGTGGCCCTCGTGACCGACAATGTACGTATGGTGGATCGTGATGCCACGCTTACCACCAATTACCTCACCTACAACACGGCCACCCGTATAGGCACCTACACCGGCGGCGGTAAACTGGTGAACAAGGACAATACCCTGGTGAGTAAGAACGGCTATTATTTTGCCAATTCCCGCGATGCTTATTTCAGGTACGATGTGGTACTGACCACGGTAGATGCCATCATCAAGACCGATACCCTGCGCTATAATTCCGGTAGCCGCATCTCTTATTTTTACGGCCCCACCAAAATATTGGGTAAAGACAAGGACACCTTGTACACCGAACGTGGCAACTATAACACTATTACAGAGCAGGCCTTCTTCAGCAAGAATAACCTTTACTCATCGGGCAGTAAGTCGTTAAAAGGGGACAGCCTTTTTTATGACCGCTTGAAAGGTTACGGTCGTGCCGTGAAACGGGTGACCTTTAATGACAATGAGCAAAAGGTGACCATCAAAGGCGATCTGGGCACATTTTACAAAGCGGAGGAAAAGTGCGTGGTGACCGAAAACCCTTATGCCATCATCATTACCGAACAACGCGACAGCACTAAAAGCGATTCGGCCACGGTACAGCCAGCCGATATCAAGGCAAAAAAGGACAATACTAAAGTGGTCAGCAAGGTGCCACCGGTAAAGGCCAAGCTAAAGCCAGTCACCACTAACAGTACTGCCAAAGCTACTGATGCGGCCGCCAAGACCGACACCGCCGCCGTACCGCCGCCACCCAAGGTAAAACGTGATACCATTTACTGGGGAGCCGATACGCTCGAAACCCGAATCATGACCTATAAAAGCCTGCGCGAACTACAGGAAAAGATGCGACAGGCCGGCATACGGGACACCTCGCTGAAAGATACGGGCAAGGTAGTGGTGAAACGCAAACCTATCCCGCTTTCCACCGCCAAAAACCTGATACAGCCGCCACCGGCCGACTTCAAGATGGATATGAGCTTTTTGCGCCCTAACTACTTTGGTAAGCCTAAACCAGTAGATACGTTGCAAAAGAAAAAGCAGGCGATGGCTCGTGCCGCAGCCGACAGTGCTAAAAAGAAGGCCGCTCCCGCAAAACCAAAGATCATCAAGACCGACTCGGTATACCTGGCCAATAAGCTGAACCTGAGCGATACGGCCCGTATACGCGTAATGAGCGCGCATCATAACGCCAAGATATTTAAATCAGATCTGCAAGCCAAGTCCGATTCGATGTTCTACAGTTATGCCGACTCTACCATGCGTTGCTTTGTGAACCCGATGTTCTGGACGCAAGGTTCGCAAATATCTGGCGATACCATTTACCTGCAGCTCAAGAACAAAAAGCTGGACAATATGAATGTGTTCCCCAATGCGTTCACGGTCAATATAGAGGGGACAGACTCCACGAACTTTAACCAGGTGGCCGGGAAGCGTATGCGTGGATTTTTTGTGGAAAATAAGTTCCAGCGCTTGTTTGTGGATGGTAACGCAGAGACCATTTATTATAACCGCGACAGCCTTAAGAACGTGACCGAACTACTGCGCACCATCAGCAGCCGTATACGCGTGAACTTTAAGGATAACAGCGCCACCGATGTCACCTGGTATACCAAAGTAGATGAACGCGGCATCCCGATCAAAAAGGCCAAGGAAGATGAAAAGATCTTGAAAGGTTTTATCTGGAAGCCCAAGGACCGGCCCGCCTCCAAAGAAGTGATCACCTCACCGGCTGTACGCAAAAAAGCTGCTCAGGCCCGTAAGGTGGCAAGCAAGCCAGCCAAGCCAACGGGCAAACCTGGCGCTAAACCCGGCCAAAAGCCATCGGCTTCTAAGCCAGCAGCTACTACGGTTCCTGCGGCGGGAGACAGCACCAAAATGAGCCCTCAGGCAGGTGGCATTGCTCCTGCACTAAAAGATAGCTCGAAGGTGAAGCCTGTTGCAGATACCTTGAAAAAGGCAGCACCAGTAGATACGACCAAGAAAAAGCCTTGA
- the rdgB gene encoding RdgB/HAM1 family non-canonical purine NTP pyrophosphatase, which yields MPLSLVFATNNQHKLQEVAAKVGDRLQLLSLTDIDCHDDIAETGLTFRENASIKSHHVFNKYGLNCFGDDSGLEIYALNNEPGVFSARYAGQHGDHEANMNKVLQKLEIFEDRRAQFRTVISLLWNGEEHFFEGIVEGHIRRERAGLGGFGYDPIFEPLGYDVTFAQMTMEQKNAISHRAIAMEKLITFLKEQVG from the coding sequence ATGCCTTTAAGTTTAGTATTCGCTACCAATAATCAGCATAAATTACAGGAAGTTGCCGCCAAAGTGGGCGACCGTTTACAACTCCTGAGCCTGACCGATATTGACTGCCATGATGATATAGCCGAGACGGGCCTTACCTTTCGGGAGAACGCCTCGATCAAAAGCCATCATGTGTTCAATAAATACGGACTGAATTGCTTTGGCGATGATAGCGGCCTCGAGATCTATGCCCTCAACAACGAGCCGGGCGTTTTTTCGGCAAGGTACGCCGGCCAGCATGGCGATCACGAGGCTAACATGAACAAGGTGCTGCAAAAGCTGGAGATATTTGAGGACCGCCGCGCGCAATTTCGTACGGTGATCTCATTATTATGGAACGGCGAAGAGCACTTTTTTGAAGGCATCGTTGAAGGTCATATCCGCCGCGAACGCGCAGGACTTGGTGGCTTCGGCTATGATCCCATTTTTGAACCGCTGGGCTACGACGTGACCTTTGCCCAAATGACCATGGAACAAAAGAACGCCATCAGCCATCGCGCCATTGCCATGGAAAAACTGATCACGTTCTTAAAAGAGCAGGTAGGATAA
- a CDS encoding peptidylprolyl isomerase — MRKFGIFLIIGLLFTVTMAHAQQRVTLDKVAGVVGGSVILQSDIELQYAQNLAQGMTPDPNFKCMILNRLLIQKLLAQQAVIDSVTVSEDDVDNNIDRRMRSMMQRAGGQDRLEQFLGRSLIQYKDEIRSDIKEGMIAEKMQAKITEKTSVTPQEVKRYFDNIPKDSLPSYNKEVEVGEIVFQPKLNKEEKQFYKEKAEALRTRVKNGEDFGNIARLYSQDPGSAAEGGDLGFFDRNTMAKEFTANAFKLKAGEISPVFETEFGFHFLQVIERRGEQVHARHVLIMPVVTPASLQRAKAKADSVYTLITKNKQIDFSTAASVYSDNKESKYNGGMLMMEDNVTARTTLIPTDKLDPAVALIVDTMKVNEISMPHQFTDQQGKQTYKIHYLRSVTDAHKANLAQDLPKLKVVAQNEKVTKTVNEWFEKKRKNTFVRIDPEFQSCPQLKDWVNNKETATSAQAKP; from the coding sequence ATGAGAAAATTTGGTATATTTTTAATTATCGGTCTGCTGTTCACGGTCACAATGGCGCACGCGCAGCAACGCGTTACGCTGGATAAAGTGGCCGGAGTAGTAGGCGGAAGCGTTATCTTACAATCAGACATCGAACTACAATACGCACAGAACCTGGCTCAGGGCATGACCCCCGACCCTAACTTTAAGTGTATGATCCTGAACAGGCTGCTCATTCAAAAGCTGCTGGCTCAACAGGCGGTGATCGATAGCGTGACCGTGAGCGAGGATGATGTGGACAATAACATTGATCGCCGCATGCGCAGTATGATGCAGCGTGCCGGTGGTCAGGACAGGTTAGAGCAGTTCCTGGGCCGTTCGCTGATCCAGTACAAAGATGAGATCCGTTCAGACATCAAAGAAGGTATGATTGCCGAGAAGATGCAGGCTAAGATCACCGAAAAGACCAGCGTTACCCCTCAAGAGGTGAAACGTTACTTTGATAACATCCCTAAAGATAGCTTGCCATCATACAACAAAGAGGTAGAGGTGGGTGAGATCGTTTTTCAACCTAAATTGAATAAGGAAGAGAAGCAATTTTATAAAGAGAAAGCAGAGGCCCTGCGTACCCGTGTGAAGAACGGTGAGGACTTTGGTAACATTGCCCGCCTGTACTCGCAGGATCCTGGCTCAGCCGCCGAGGGTGGCGACTTAGGCTTTTTTGACCGTAACACCATGGCCAAAGAATTTACGGCCAACGCATTTAAACTAAAGGCGGGTGAGATATCGCCTGTGTTCGAAACAGAGTTCGGCTTCCACTTTTTGCAGGTGATCGAGCGCCGCGGCGAGCAGGTACACGCGCGCCACGTACTGATCATGCCGGTGGTAACGCCAGCCAGTTTACAACGTGCCAAGGCCAAGGCCGATAGTGTTTACACGCTGATCACCAAAAACAAACAGATCGACTTTTCGACCGCTGCTTCGGTGTACTCTGACAACAAAGAGTCGAAATATAACGGTGGTATGTTGATGATGGAAGATAACGTGACCGCCCGTACCACACTGATCCCTACCGATAAGCTTGACCCTGCCGTGGCCCTGATCGTTGATACCATGAAGGTGAACGAGATATCGATGCCGCACCAGTTCACTGATCAGCAAGGCAAACAAACATATAAGATACACTACCTGCGCTCGGTGACCGATGCGCATAAGGCTAACTTAGCCCAAGATCTTCCTAAACTGAAGGTCGTGGCGCAGAACGAAAAGGTGACCAAAACCGTGAACGAGTGGTTCGAGAAGAAGAGAAAGAACACTTTCGTTCGCATCGACCCTGAGTTTCAATCATGCCCTCAGTTGAAGGATTGGGTGAATAATAAGGAAACTGCTACCTCTGCTCAAGCTAAGCCATAA
- a CDS encoding AAA family ATPase — MPAYRSDVEAADALKQAYHDIKAEIGKVIIGQDEVIRSVLISVFSNGHCLLVGVPGLAKTLLVQTISQVLDLDFNRIQFTPDLMPSDIIGAEILGEDRHFKFVKGPIFSNIVLADEINRTPPKTQAALLEAMQEKAVTAAGVTHKLQQPFFVLATQNPIEQEGTYPLPEAQLDRFMFNVTLGYPTFAEELQVVKNTTGTNKAQPNKVIGAAEIVAFQQLVRNIPVSDNVLEYAVRMVSRTRPQGELATADIKRYLNWGAGPRASQFLVLGAKCHAVISGKYSPDIEDVQAVAKPILRHRIVRSYHAEAEGLSTDQIIEKLF, encoded by the coding sequence ATGCCAGCATACCGTTCAGACGTTGAAGCCGCCGACGCACTCAAGCAGGCCTATCATGACATCAAGGCCGAGATCGGTAAAGTGATCATTGGCCAGGATGAGGTGATCCGCTCGGTGCTGATCTCGGTGTTCAGCAATGGGCACTGTTTGCTGGTAGGAGTTCCGGGCCTGGCCAAAACTTTGCTGGTGCAAACCATATCGCAGGTGCTTGACCTTGACTTTAACCGTATACAGTTTACGCCCGATCTGATGCCGTCAGACATCATTGGTGCCGAGATACTGGGCGAGGACAGGCATTTCAAATTCGTTAAAGGACCTATTTTCTCCAACATCGTACTGGCCGACGAGATCAACCGTACGCCGCCCAAAACGCAGGCCGCCTTATTAGAGGCCATGCAGGAGAAAGCCGTTACAGCCGCCGGCGTTACGCACAAGTTACAGCAGCCCTTTTTTGTGCTGGCTACCCAGAATCCTATAGAGCAGGAAGGGACCTACCCATTGCCGGAGGCACAGTTAGATCGTTTTATGTTCAATGTGACATTGGGCTACCCTACCTTTGCCGAAGAACTACAGGTAGTGAAGAACACTACAGGCACCAATAAGGCGCAGCCTAATAAAGTGATCGGTGCGGCCGAGATCGTGGCGTTCCAGCAATTGGTGCGTAACATACCGGTAAGTGATAACGTGCTGGAATACGCCGTACGCATGGTGTCCAGAACGCGTCCGCAGGGTGAGTTGGCCACTGCCGATATCAAACGCTACCTGAACTGGGGAGCAGGCCCACGTGCCTCGCAGTTCCTGGTATTGGGTGCCAAGTGCCATGCGGTGATCAGCGGCAAGTATTCGCCCGATATTGAGGATGTACAGGCCGTAGCCAAACCTATCCTTCGCCACCGCATCGTACGCAGCTACCACGCCGAGGCCGAAGGCTTAAGCACTGATCAGATCATCGAAAAGCTTTTTTAA
- a CDS encoding SGNH/GDSL hydrolase family protein — MLRYRSIVILFSVLIVVLSACKKASLTDDALNSPYSPVNIPTKPSDDASKPAKDTSNKVIVILGSSTAAGFGATSPDSCWVGRLKLRMTKDKKNVKIINLGIGGYTTYQLMPTGQLSAIPNRPRPDTNANVTAALKYQPDLVIINLPSNDIAANYRDEEILKNYRTIIRLVASARSSYLLTGTQPRNFNQAAMRNRLKILNDKLVSDFPQNVHNYFMKLATPSYAMQRIYNAGDGVHLNNRGHNLVYQTMMTSPVLKTVAGY, encoded by the coding sequence ATGTTACGCTATAGATCAATTGTTATTTTATTTTCCGTTCTGATCGTTGTTCTCTCGGCTTGCAAAAAAGCATCGCTGACAGATGACGCGTTAAATTCACCTTACAGTCCGGTAAATATCCCTACCAAACCATCAGATGATGCCTCTAAACCGGCAAAGGATACGAGCAATAAGGTGATCGTTATACTTGGCTCCTCCACAGCCGCAGGTTTTGGCGCTACCAGCCCCGACTCGTGCTGGGTAGGCCGGTTAAAACTGCGCATGACCAAGGATAAAAAGAACGTCAAGATCATTAACCTGGGTATAGGCGGTTATACCACCTATCAACTGATGCCTACGGGCCAGTTGAGCGCTATCCCTAACCGCCCAAGGCCTGATACCAACGCCAATGTTACCGCAGCACTCAAATATCAGCCCGACCTGGTGATCATTAACCTGCCGAGCAATGATATCGCTGCTAACTACCGCGATGAGGAGATATTGAAGAACTACCGTACCATCATCAGGCTCGTGGCATCGGCACGATCGAGCTACCTGCTTACCGGCACACAGCCACGTAACTTTAACCAGGCAGCTATGCGTAACCGCTTAAAGATCTTGAACGATAAACTGGTAAGTGATTTTCCGCAGAACGTACATAACTACTTTATGAAGCTGGCCACCCCATCATACGCCATGCAGCGCATTTACAACGCGGGTGATGGTGTACACCTGAACAATCGAGGCCACAACCTGGTATACCAGACCATGATGACCTCGCCGGTACTTAAAACAGTTGCCGGATACTAA
- a CDS encoding YciE/YciF ferroxidase family protein has translation MATTKAKKEETTENVEESALKELFVDELKDIYWAEKHLSKALTKLAKAATSDELRSALETHKEETDNQVTRLEEVFKIVDEKASAKKCDAMEGLIEESESIVSDTEDGSMTRDVGIISAAQKSEHYEIASYGTLRTLANTLGYSEAAELLDQTLAEEKKTDELLTQLAENLINASAKTEKA, from the coding sequence ATGGCAACCACAAAGGCAAAAAAAGAAGAGACCACAGAGAATGTGGAAGAGTCGGCATTGAAGGAATTATTTGTTGACGAATTAAAAGACATTTACTGGGCAGAGAAGCACTTATCGAAAGCCCTGACCAAGTTAGCTAAAGCCGCTACTTCAGATGAGTTGCGCAGTGCTTTGGAGACCCATAAAGAAGAGACCGACAACCAGGTGACCCGTTTGGAGGAGGTATTCAAGATAGTTGATGAAAAAGCTTCAGCCAAAAAATGTGATGCGATGGAAGGCCTGATCGAGGAATCAGAAAGCATCGTGAGCGATACTGAAGATGGCAGCATGACCCGTGATGTGGGCATCATTTCGGCCGCACAAAAATCAGAGCATTATGAGATTGCTTCATATGGTACGCTGCGCACCCTGGCCAATACCTTGGGCTACAGCGAAGCAGCCGAACTGCTTGACCAAACACTGGCCGAGGAGAAAAAGACCGACGAGTTGCTGACACAACTGGCCGAGAACCTGATCAATGCATCGGCCAAGACCGAGAAAGCATAA
- the pdeM gene encoding ligase-associated DNA damage response endonuclease PdeM: MMSADTTLMVMGEELLLVPERAIFWIQHQVLIVADVHLGKVGHFRKAGIAVPQQIGHEDLACLTRLINRLQPQKIWFLGDLFHSDMNADWQHFANWRRQYPDIMMQLVIGNHDIIKQQHYHDIDISTHHELVEGPFVMLHHPQNDDCLKERGKYVFCGHIHPGVTLVGKGRQSVTLPCFAFGERQAVLPSFGKFTGRVSMLHRQNDRVFGILKEKVFEV, from the coding sequence ATGATGAGTGCAGATACGACCTTGATGGTAATGGGAGAGGAGCTGTTATTGGTGCCCGAAAGAGCTATTTTTTGGATACAGCATCAGGTGTTGATCGTGGCCGATGTGCATTTGGGCAAGGTGGGCCATTTCCGTAAAGCTGGTATAGCCGTACCGCAGCAGATCGGGCATGAGGACCTGGCTTGTTTGACCCGGCTCATCAACCGTTTACAGCCTCAAAAGATATGGTTCCTGGGTGATCTGTTCCATAGCGATATGAACGCCGACTGGCAGCACTTTGCCAACTGGCGCCGGCAATACCCAGATATCATGATGCAGCTGGTGATCGGCAATCATGATATCATCAAGCAGCAGCATTATCATGATATCGATATCTCTACACACCATGAGCTCGTTGAAGGGCCATTCGTGATGTTACACCACCCACAAAACGATGATTGCTTAAAAGAACGTGGCAAATACGTGTTCTGTGGTCACATTCATCCCGGCGTAACGCTGGTGGGTAAAGGCAGGCAATCGGTAACATTACCTTGCTTTGCTTTTGGCGAGCGGCAGGCCGTATTACCCTCATTTGGTAAGTTTACCGGCCGCGTATCTATGCTGCACCGGCAAAACGACCGCGTGTTCGGCATCCTGAAAGAAAAAGTGTTCGAGGTTTAA
- a CDS encoding TlpA family protein disulfide reductase, with protein MKKYNVLLAAALLLAACGNNTQLTFTGKAPGLSNAVFAVKDAQGNSLIGENIAGGSFTAKTILENTGYGRMSVNKNGDKNNNEFEVYLEPGDYTVEVDAAKLSNYPKVTSASSIQKELSAYYATRDELGSSAVAAFNELDGKANSVDAKKITAQEYRDLLDRLSKARLRLEEIKFEALKKYAQANPQSTVTAHIMSELEFKNDPAAYKAIYDGLSTAAKNSDEGKALGEKLNMLMKVQPGSTAPGIAGTTPDGKTFDLKALDKKIYLVDFWKAGNDLSRSNHNEIRDQLMKHLNMKKVGFISISMDNKKDWWTKAIADDKVTWPQYSDLKGNDSANGINWMIPKIPCYFLVDGNWKIVERDVDFARVETSIRTYLEKH; from the coding sequence ATGAAAAAATATAACGTATTATTAGCCGCTGCCTTATTACTTGCGGCCTGCGGCAATAACACTCAGCTAACTTTTACGGGTAAAGCGCCTGGCCTCAGCAATGCGGTATTCGCGGTAAAGGACGCGCAGGGCAACAGCCTGATCGGCGAGAACATTGCCGGTGGCTCCTTTACGGCCAAGACCATATTGGAGAATACAGGGTATGGCCGTATGAGCGTGAACAAGAACGGCGACAAGAACAACAATGAGTTCGAGGTTTACCTGGAGCCGGGCGACTACACCGTAGAGGTCGATGCTGCCAAACTATCCAACTATCCTAAGGTAACCTCTGCATCTTCCATTCAGAAAGAACTGTCGGCTTATTATGCGACGCGTGATGAGTTAGGAAGCTCTGCCGTGGCCGCCTTTAATGAGCTTGATGGCAAGGCCAACTCGGTAGACGCCAAAAAGATCACCGCCCAGGAATATCGTGACCTATTGGACCGACTCTCCAAAGCACGTTTAAGGTTAGAAGAGATCAAATTTGAGGCTTTAAAGAAATATGCTCAAGCTAACCCGCAAAGCACCGTCACGGCCCACATCATGTCAGAACTGGAGTTCAAGAATGACCCGGCTGCTTATAAAGCCATTTATGACGGGCTGAGCACCGCCGCCAAGAACAGCGATGAAGGCAAGGCACTGGGCGAAAAGTTGAACATGCTCATGAAGGTTCAGCCCGGCAGCACCGCCCCTGGTATCGCAGGCACCACGCCAGATGGCAAAACGTTCGATCTAAAAGCGCTGGATAAAAAGATATACCTGGTAGATTTTTGGAAGGCCGGTAACGACCTGAGTAGAAGTAACCACAATGAGATCCGCGATCAGCTGATGAAACACCTCAACATGAAAAAGGTAGGATTTATCAGCATCTCTATGGATAATAAAAAAGACTGGTGGACCAAAGCCATTGCTGACGACAAAGTGACCTGGCCGCAATACTCAGACCTGAAGGGCAACGACTCGGCCAACGGCATTAATTGGATGATACCGAAGATACCGTGTTACTTTTTAGTGGACGGCAATTGGAAGATCGTTGAGAGGGATGTTGACTTTGCCCGCGTAGAGACCTCGATCAGGACCTACCTCGAGAAGCATTAA